A genomic window from Pocillopora verrucosa isolate sample1 chromosome 7, ASM3666991v2, whole genome shotgun sequence includes:
- the LOC136282566 gene encoding uncharacterized protein: MQSFHLGHKVDRNGNKNQLGETHAYLEMEFFQTKELQKRLRNCTMFLIDAQVLCLMMSALVSSQGAASLDPDDILPTSSQISRQSLLSEDKFRYLDVPELDEIMVYDDFECIFRCLQHPLCVSVNLAAEGDLWCELLSSDKYSNPNEYKEKKSSHHYFFESACAKKACKNNSTCLSGFIDKRDKCLCSAGFKGRTCDEDIDECATGKQNCSADAVCNNTKGSYNCTCKQGYYGDGNICRSASTCKEIFERNVSKKSGEVTLHLDSKPVSVFCHMGDFGCGNGGWTPIMKINGSKRTFRYHSHFWNDKETYQDAAGKNGFDLQETKLPTYWKTPFSKICLGMKIGQQLRFIFINKTAESLYSLIADGKYRATSLGRDTWKEVVGSQASLQQNCNKEGFNVKGGPSEARIGVIANQENDCFTCDSRIGFGTGGDNSCGNVATHKPDNGNKHIRAMGYILVH; this comes from the exons ATGCAGTCATTTCATCTAGGGCACAAAGTTGATAGAAATGGGAACAAGAACCAGCTGGGAGAAACACATGCTTATCTGGAAATGGAGTTTTTTCAGACAAAGGAATTACAGAAAAGATTGCGGAACTGTACTATGTTCTTGATTGACGCACAAG TTTTGTGCCTCATGATGTCTGCACTTGTGTCGTCGCAAG GAGCAGCAAGTTTAGACCCCGACGACATACTACCTACTTCATCACAGATATCCAGGCAAAGTCTGCTCTCGGAGGACAAGTTTCGCTATCTCGATGTACCTGAGCTTGACGAAATTATGGTATACGACGACTTTGAATGCATATTTAGATGCCTTCAGCATCCTCTGTGTGTTTCCGTGAACTTGGCTGCTGAAGGTGATTTGTGGTGTGAGTTGCTGTCTTCTGATAAGTACAGCAACCCCaatgaatacaaagaaaaaaagagttcgCATCACTATTTCTTTGAG AGTGCTTGTGCAAAAAAAGCCTGCAAGAACAACTCCACTTGTCTAAGCGGTTTTATTGACAAAAGAGATAAGTGTTTATGTTCCGCTGGATTCAAGGGTCGGACTTGCGATGAAG atatcgatgagtgtGCTACAGGAAAACAGaactgcagtgctgatgctgtgtgTAACAATACTAAGGGATCgtacaactgtacatgcaaaCAAGGATACTATGGAGATGGAAATATCTGCCGTTCGG cttcgacgtgtaaggaaattttcgaGCGGAATGT GTCAAAAAAGAGTGGCGAGGTTACCCTGCACTTAGACTCGAAGCCAGTTTCTGTTTTCTGTCATATGGGAGACTTTGGATGCGGAAATGGGGGATGGACACCGATCATGAAGATTAATGGCAGTAAG CGTACCTTCCGTTACCATTCCCATTTCTGGAACGACAAAGAGACCTATCAAGATGCTGCTGGCAAGAATGGCTTCGACTTACAAGAAACAAAGCTACCAACTTACTGGAAAAcacccttctccaagatctgcctcGGTATGAAGATTGGCCAACAACTCAGGTTCATCTTCATCAACAAGACAGCCGAATCTTTGTATTCATTGATCGCTGACGGGAAATACCGCGCCACTTCACTGGGTAGAGACACGTGGAAGGAGGTCGTCGGTTCGCAAGCCTCCTTGCAGCAAAACTGCAACAAGGAAGGGTTCAATGTTAAAGGTGGTCCCTCAGAAGCAAGAATCGGCGTCATTGCTAACCAGGAAAATGACTGCTTCACTTGCGATTCTAGAATCGGGTTTGGTACAGGAGGAGATAATTCGTGCGGAAATGTAGCAACACACAAGCCTGATAACGGAAACAAGCACATCAGAGCCATGGGGTACATCTTGGTGCACTGA